The following proteins are co-located in the Pan troglodytes isolate AG18354 chromosome 5, NHGRI_mPanTro3-v2.0_pri, whole genome shotgun sequence genome:
- the SRSF3 gene encoding serine/arginine-rich splicing factor 3: protein MHRDSCPLDCKVYVGNLGNNGNKTELERAFGYYGPLRSVWVARNPPGFAFVEFEDPRDAADAVRELDGRTLCGCRVRVELSNGEKRSRNRGPPPSWGRRPRDDYRRRSPPPRRRSPRRRSFSRSRSRSLSRDRRRERSLSRERNHKPSRSFSRSRSRSRSNERK, encoded by the exons atgcatCGTGATTCCTGTCCATTGGACTGTAAGGTTTATGTAGGCAATCTTGGAAACAATGGCAACAAGACCGAATTGGAACGGGCTTTTGGCTACTATGGACCACTCCGAAGTGTGTGGGTTGCTAGAAACCCACCCGGCTTTGCTTTTGTTGAATTTGAAGATCCCCGAGATGCAGCTGATGCAGTCCGAGAGCTAGATGGAAG AACACTATGTGGCTGCCGTGTAAGAGTGGAACTGTCGAATGgtgaaaaaagaagtagaaatcgTGGCCCACCTCCCTCTTGGGGTCGTCGCCCTCGAGATGATTATCGTAGGAGGAGTCCTCCACCTCGTCGCAG ATCTCCAAGAAGGAGAAGCTTCTCTCGCAGCCGGAGCAG gTCCCTTTCTAGAGATAGGAGAAGAGAGAGATCGCTGTCTCGGGAGAGAAATCACAAGCCGTCCCGATCCTTCTCTAGGTCTCGTAG tcgaTCTAGgtcaaatgaaaggaaatag